From a single Dysidea avara chromosome 14, odDysAvar1.4, whole genome shotgun sequence genomic region:
- the LOC136244557 gene encoding uncharacterized protein isoform X2, producing the protein MPSGSQLQSTGSQLQSTGSQLQSTGSQLQSTGSHGKASPLSMPTPCSPNNSSDSEKEMEVQHWRVQSYLQEEYLKTIRSKTNENLLVGFEEDMKILQKVTQASPASLSRKPKSFLTYPPHVLQQLLKVARESTANVPFFRKKR; encoded by the exons ATGCCAA GTGGAAGTCAACTGCAGTCAACCGGTAGTCAACTGCAGTCAACCGGTAGTCAACTGCAGTCAACCGGTAGCCAATTGCAGTCAACCGGTAGTCATGGTAAAGCCTCTCCTTTATCAATGCCAA CACCATGTTCACCCAATAACAGCAGTGATTCCGAAAAAGAGATGGAGGTGCAGCACTGGAGAGTACAAAGTTATCTtcaggaagaatatttgaaaaCTATTCGTAGCAAG ACCAATGAAAACTTGCTTGTTGGATTTGAAGAAGATATGAAAATTCTCCAAAAAGTCACCCAAG CATCTCCAGCCAGTCTAAGTCGTAAACCTAAGAGTTTTCTGACATATCCACCACATGTGTTACAGCAATTGTTGAAAGTTGCTAGGGAATCTACAGCAAATGTCCCTTTTTTTCGGAAGAAACGTTGA
- the LOC136244518 gene encoding uncharacterized protein yields the protein MATLGDQKCFLPICSKSGQFSTFKQKAVKKLIECAVERGDQELHNKLQSILNSHGEQASVELHKNCYCSYTSKDHIKKLVSRKRKASEADITEAPTARVRRSQVGDFQFKNHCLFCAKVCEPINPKHPDRWEKVVQCERRGIKDAAPFKDAVLQYCGDRNDEWGREVAIRCHGAYDLAAVEAQYHLRCYNEFRKPLNNSIDVILYDDEAMKLLANEMYANQKHCTWSSVELYDKYLSYGGQLERKQLFTKLVTSLGSDVVVLNIEGCASIVGFREYVSKMFKLTYVNSVDEEKEDDLVRKIKSESHSIVSSSKSYDVGDFTHDKAKQHTSVTLLRIISKLVSNGDVTKKSLSLSQSIQHCITSARNQTALGLAIQLHHKFGSRDLIDILHDHGYIVPYDEVLRFRKSAAKYVEENATTLHQMMGLTETVGSIFGWYDNFDLLVSTPNGRRETHAMATEFQMHPHNGSIKPGISALEFPRLTMQQAKSVGKNRAIPLIHYAGPKQVKPPAMLTHKMQIGIPYADVRARHTSLVAAQEADVLWLNSLSNGSEAIEWNGFNNQLSRTQGDLKPATTYMFGPLIDAPPSHPDTILTTLTYMQKSLTDMGMKHIHLTMDMQLFAVTKQVCWNQPSLFHNVIVHPGGMHIMQSFIGCIGKLMKSSGVEVYVAAAYGGLTGIFNGKSWVKAMRAFRGVSAALLKRFLSTGPKTLEQIEKYLETACLHPTGRHWVYNFLLPTLLVHQFERAEREGNVHLKQVTLERMMKYFFLAGHVQYARYLTQYLLEMRALDTEGKVDLVCRHHAGYWNAVSADQFGEQTAIKMGKGSLRGMTLSPELISEWIDAFPITVHVSQAVDTMYSSHTQEFKQKQHKEEQKHRRLLDAEDRSMIAAEVEKYPHPLEDSKIHLYNPITGQVAPTDVNVMDSFFIGEKMEQAYIATLPEGFHNPISSPIKTMSIIKKQAKGSKVRPVIDLESMFLRLLMIGQQRQIKLEHLFTYELCSVPSSLLDEHSCLRKANKSALVKRLGVLDVLPVTPETVVVDVSQLFYHTVWPHGGNLSNLIACIQSKISRYPDATEKIIVFDKYNDTSAKDHERMRRAGEVVVDYELSITSPLPKRDAILKSKNNKRRLASVLCTFSMDNNVTMETRDDGAFSHDEADVTMVSYVIQAASHGKSVIRVLSDDTDVFVLLVYWVHRAGLQCKVQMERWDGTVLDINATCADLGEKCFQLLGMHALSGCDTVSYPYGKGKISALNTLLTGNFPGLAHELGEVDATHTDLMEAAQQFFCALYRQPSGTSMENARFKLFTKKKKATKIMALPPTSANLLLHVLRAHLQVMLWKAADQQAPPDQSSDITHFGWIIQNDIPIPAIAPGAPAPPELIDLIKCSCKAQGKRCSSEACSCHKKHVPCTSYCNCSGGEDCCNPHSVRPGTSSEEDENEADDDYFESDTAIEDEEEGESGDVHDENCIIAEEDFELDML from the exons ATGGCTACATTGGGTGATCAAAAGTGCTTTCTTCCAATCTGTAGTAAGTCTGGGCAATTTAGCACTTTCAAACAAAAAGCAGTGAAGAAGCTGATAGAGTGTGCAGTGGAGCGTGGTGACCAGGAGCTTCATAACAAATTGCAGAGCATTCTAAATTCTCATGGAGAACAAGCATCAGTTGAACTCCATAAGAACTGTTATTGTTCGTATACATCAAAGGATCATATAAAGAAACTTGTGTCAAGGAAGAGGAAGGCTTCGGAAGCTGACATCACAGAGGCTCCAACAGCTAGGGTTAGAAGATCACAAGTAGGTGATTTTCAGTTCAAAAATCACTGTTTATTTTGTGCTAAAGTGTGTGAACCTATAAACCCTAAGCATCCTGATAGGTGGGAGAAAGTAGTTCAGTGTGAAAGAAGGGGTATCAAGGATGCTGCACCTTTCAAAGATGCCGTACTTCAGTATTGTGGTGACCGAAATGATGAGTGGGGTCGGGAAGTTGCTATACGCTGTCATGGTGCATATGATTTAGCTGCTGTTGAAGCTCAGTATCACCTTCGATGCTACAATGAGTTCAGAAAACCTTTGAATAATTCTATTGATGTTATTTTGTATGATGATGAAGCCATGAAGTTGCTTGCTAATGAGATGTACGCCAATCAAAAACACTGTACTTGGTCATCAGTTGAGCTGTATGACAAATATCTTAGTTATGGTGGTCAGCTAGAAAGAAAACAGTTGTTTACTAAGTTAGTAACTTCTTTAGGCAGTGATGTGGTTGTACTTAACATTGAGGGTTGTGCATCGATTGTTGGATTCCGGGAATATGTAAGTAAGATGTTTAAACTTACTTATGTTAATTCTGTTGATGAGGAGAAGGAAGATGATTTAGTGAGAAAAATTAAATCTGAGTCGCATAGCATTGTAAGTAGCAGCAAAAGCTATGATGTCGGTGATTTTACCCATGACAAAGCAAAGCAGCACACCAGTGTCACCTTGCTACGGATTATTTCAAAACTGGTCTCAAACGGTGATGTCACTAAGAAGTCCTTGAGTTTATCACAATCCATACAGCATTGTATTACTAGTGCACGCAACCAAACAGCTTTAGGCTTAGCAATTCAGCTTCATCATAAGTTTGGCAGCAGAGATTTAATTGACATATTGCATGATCATGGCTACATAGTTCCATATGATGAGGTTTTACGGTTTCGCAAGTCAGCAGCTAAGTACGTAGAGGAGAATGCTACTACATTACATCAAATGATGGGTCTCACTGAAACAGTTGGTAGTATATTTGGATGGTACGATAACTTCGATTTGCTAGTGTCAACCCCAAATGGTCGTCGTGAAACTCATGCCATGGCTACAGAGTTTCAAATGCATCCTCACAATGGCAGCATAAAACCAGGCATCAGTGCTCTTGAGTTTCCTCGACTCACAATGCAGCAGGCCAAATCTGTAGGCAAAAACAGGGCTATACCACTAATCCATTATGCTGGTCCAAAGCAGGTGAAGCCTCCAGCAATGCTCACACACAAGATGCAAATTGGAATTCCATATGCTGATGTACGTGCTCGGCATACGAGCTTGGTGGCAGCTCAAGAAGCTGATGTTCTTTGGCTGAACAGTCTGAGCAATGGAAGTGAAGCAATAGAGTGGAATGGCTTTAATAATCAGCTTTCTAGGACCCAGGGTGACCTCAAACCAGCTACCACCTACATGTTTGGCCCTCTCATTGATGCCCCACCGTCTCACCCAGATACCATCCTCACAACTCTGACTTACATGCAAAAATCTCTTACTGATATGGGGATGAAACACATTCACCTTACCATGGACATGCAGCTTTTTGCAGTTACAAAACAGGTATGCTGGAATCAACCAAGCTTGTTCCACAATGTGATAGTCCATCCTGGTGGTATGCATATCATGCAGTCCTTCATTGGCTGTATTGGAAAGCTCATGAAGAGTTCAGGTGTTGAAGTGTACGTTGCTGCAGCATATGGAGGGCTAACTG GTATCTTCAATGGAAAGTCTTGGGTGAAAGCCATGCGAGCTTTCCGTGGAGTGTCAGCCGCACTACTGAAACGATTCCTGTCAACTGGACCAAAGACACTAGAACAGATTGAGAAGTATTTGGAGACTGCTTGCCTCCATCCAACAGGACGTCACTGGGTCTACAACTTTCTTCTTCCGACACTTCTTGTCCACCAATTTGAGAGAGCAGAGAGAGAGGGCAATGTGCACTTGAAACAAGTGACACTGGAACGCATGATGAAATATTTCTTTCTTGCTGGCCATGTCCAATATGCTCGCTATCTCACTCAGTACCTTCTCGAAATGCGTGCTTTAGATACTGAGGGCAAGGTGGATCTTGTTTGTCGACATCATGCaggttactggaatgctgtCTCTGCTGATCAATTTGGAGAACAGACGGCCATCAAGATGGGAAAAGGTTCTCTCAGAGGCATGACTCTGTCTCCAGAGTTAATTTCAGAGTGGATCGATGCCTTCCCCATTACTGTTCATGTATCACAGGCTGTGGACACTATGTACTCCTCTCATACACAAGAATTTAAGCAGAAGCAGCACAAGGAGGAGCAGAAACATCGACGTCTTTTGGATGCAGAAGATCGAAGTATGATTGCAGCAGAAGTAGAGAAGTACCCTCATCCTCTAGAAGACAGCAAAATTCATTTGTACAATCCTATAACAGGCCAAGTAGCACCTACTGATGTGAATGTGATGGACTCTTTTTTCATCGGAGAGAAAATGGAGCAGGCATACATCGCCACTCTCCCAGAAGGCTTCCACAATCCTATTTCTAGTCCTATAAAGACAATGTCGATTATTAAGAAACAAGCAAAAGGCAGCAAGGTGAGGCCAGTTATTGACTTGGAAAGCATGTTTCTTCGGCTATTGATGATTGGCCAGCAGCGACAGATAAAGCTTGAGCACCTTTTTACATATGAGCTATGTTCAGTTCCTTCATCACTTCTAGATGAACACAGTTGTCTCCGCAAAGCCAACAAGTCTGCTCTAGTTAAACGTCTTGGAGTGCTTGATGTCTTACCAGTAACTCCTGAAACTGTTGTAGTGGATGTTTCGCAGCTATTTTATCACACTGTGTGGCCACATGGTGGTAATCTGTCTAATTTGATTGCTTGCATTCAAAGTAAGATTAGTCGTTATCCAGATGCTACTGAGAAAATCATTGTATTTGACAAATACAATGACACTTCTGCCAAAGATCATGAGAGAATGCGGCGTGCTGGGGAGGTGGTAGTTGACTACGAGCTCTCCATCACTAGTCCCCTTCCCAAAAGAGatgcaattctcaaaagcaagAACAACAAGCGACGGTTGGCAAGTGTGTTGTGCACCTTCAGCATGGATAACAATGTGACAATGGAAACTAGGGATGATGGTGCCTTTAGTCATGATGAAGCTGATGTCACAATGGTTTCGTATGTCATACAGGCTGCTAGCCATGGCAAGAGTGTGATTCGTGTTCTTAGTGATGACACTGATGTCTTTGTTTTATTGGTCTATTGGGTGCATCGAGCTGGACTGCAATGTAAGGTACAGATGGAAAGATGGGATGGGACAGTGCTGGACATTAATGCTACTTGTGCTGACTTGGGCGAAAAATGCTTTCAGCTCCTTGGTATGCATGCCCTAAGTGGATGTGACACAGTATCGTACCCATATGGCAAGGGTAAAATCAGTGCACTTAACACCCTGCTTACTGGAAACTTCCCAGGTTTAGCCCATGAACTTGGTGAGGTAGACGCCACCCACACTGATTTGATGGAAGCGGCTCAACAATTTTTCTGTGCTCTTTATCGTCAGCCTAGCGGGACCTCAATGGAAAATGCTCGTTTCAAACTATTTACTAAGAAGAAGAAAGCCACAAAAATCATGGCTTTACCTCCAACATCTGCCAACCTCTTGCTGCATGTTTTGCGGGCACATCTACAGGTAATGCTATGGAAAGCAGCAGACCAGCAGGCACCACCTGACCAGTCATCAGACATTACCCACTTTGGATGGATTATCCAAAATGATATTCCGATTCCTGCAATTGCTCCAGGTGCTCCAGCTCCACCTGAACTAATTGACTTAATAAAGTGTAGCTGCAAGGCACAAGGCAAGCGATGCAGTTCTGAAGCTTGCAGCTGTCACAAAAAGCATGTACCATGCACTTCCTATTGCAATTGCTCTGGTGGAGAAGACTGCTGTAATCCACACTCTGTGAGACCTGGAACAAGCAGTGAAGAAGATGAAAATGAGGCAGATGATGACTATTTTGAAAGTGACACTGCGATCGAAGATGAAGAGGAAGGAGAGTCTGGTGATGTTCATGATGAAAACTGCATAATTGCTGAAGAGGATTTTGAATTAGACATGCTCTAG
- the LOC136244360 gene encoding E3 SUMO-protein ligase ZBED1-like — MESVSAIVHDEASNAVLAGKILWDVAEWESIVCAAHRLQNAIKHAVDNQSMQRLLAKCRHLVGHFKHSALATDGLMKKQKALGFTKILRVIQETPTRWNSSFYMLQRLVFLKQPIRLYLEDTMDEVDRRSYDLTDNQWAVAKALLNLLESVDQVTTTLSGEKYSTLSWCLPLMYGLRKVAEPDHNDSSTVRSVKANLIEQLDRRFNLRHLKVDSPVVLAAALDPRFRKLNFLSTEERLQLKSVLIDKAVDCDAAVVPADTSGPPAKKQKSVLDRLLGDDEEAVSGVTVSDEVDAYFEERPISRKEDPFVWWRSNSSRFPRLSYLAKKFLSIPATSTPSERVFSVAGIVVDRKRCALTPDMVNALVFLHKNSYMLGLTEEEPSVPQAELLLLPKDHETIEISDNEVDTDDTDDVIEVESGDEETGDESNTSDP, encoded by the exons ATGGAGAGTGTGTCAGCTATTGTCCATGATGAAGCATCTAATGCTGTTTTAGCTG GTAAAATATTGTGGGATGTTGCTGAGTGGGAGAGTATTGTGTGTGCTGCTCATCGTTTGCAAAATGCTATTAAACATGCTGTGGACAATCAAAGCATGCAAAGATTGCTTGCTAAATGTCGTCATCTTGTGGGCCATTTCAAGCATTCTGCTTTAGCTACGGATGGGCTTATGAAGAAACAAAAAGCTCTTGGCTTCACAAAGATACTACGTGTTATCCAAGAAACCCCAACCAGGTGGAATAGCTCTTTCTACATGCTCCAAAGGCTTGTGTTTCTGAAGCAACCAATACGTTTGTATTTAGAAGATACAATGGATGAAGTTGATCGCAGATCATATGATCTCACTGACAATCAGTGGGCTGTTGCGAAGGCTTTATTAAACCTGTTGGAATCAGTAGATCAAGTGACAACTACACTGTCTGGAGAGAAGTACTCCACTCTGTCATGGTGCTTGCCACTAATGTACGGTTTACGCAAGGTTGCTGAGCCTGATCATAATGATAGCTCAACAGTGAGGAGTGTTAAAGCTAATCTAATTGAGCAGCTGGATAGACGCTTTAATTTGAGACATCTTAAAGTAGACTCTCCAGTAGTGCTGGCTGCAGCATTGGATCCACGGTTTCGTAAGCTGAACTTTCTTTCTACTGAAGAACGACTACAACTGAAGAGCGTTTTGATTGACAAAGCTGTTGACTGTGATGCTGCTGTAGTTCCTGCTGATACAAGTGGACCACCTGCTAAAAAACAAAAGAGTGTCTTAGATCGTTTACTTGGTGATGATGAGGAGGCGGTATCAGGTGTAACTGTGTCAGATGAAGTGGATGCATACTTTGAAGAGCGGCCTATCAGTCGTAAAGAAGATCCATTTGTGTGGTGGAGAAGTAATAGTAGTCGGTTTCCTCGCCTTTCATACTTGGCAAAGAAATTTTTGTCAATACCAGCAACCTCCACACCCTCTGAAAGAGTTTTCTCTGTTGCAGGGATAGTAGTGGACAGAAAACGGTGTGCACTTACTCCAGATATGGTGAATGCTTTGGTGTTTCTTCATAAGAACTCTTACATGTTGGGTCTAACTGAAGAGGAGCCGTCTGTCCCACAAGCAGAGTTACTTCTATTGCCCAAAGATCATGAAACGATTGAAATCAGTGACAATGAAGTTGATACAGATGACACAGATGATGTGATTGAGGTTGAATCTGGTGATGAGGAAACTGGTGATGAGAGCAATACTTCAGACCCGTAG
- the LOC136244055 gene encoding uncharacterized protein, whose protein sequence is MWRTQQVDTTVNPLFSGVPEKIQLVDDMEKVLTLIDSAEVCVGNLDEKFLDLWHYRSTTLNHISGSCPGYLDTFKKSSPTIRSSNCQLFLTTDKRSGNVRCSACSSYRSTLIVQHQRYKSRPPDDESTHATHITYGCQPVPVLVTRLGGLAKEYRNLSKQNDRLKERIAVYCESNGIEVDDDMHKDLKEIASQSTSFLDDLPPDSFKKIFWNQQIEAASKKDACSIL, encoded by the exons ATGTGGAGGACCCAACAAGTGGACACTACAGTTAACCCCTTATTCAGTGGTGTGCCAGAGAAGATTCAGTTGGTTGATGATATGGAGAAGGTACTAACACTTATTGACTCAGCTGAAGTATGTGTTGGGAACCTCGATGAAAAGTTTTTGGACTTATGGCATTACCGAAGTACTACACTGAATCACATATCTG GCTCATGCCCTGGTTATCTTGACACTTTCAAGAAGTCGTCTCCTACAATACGGAGTAGCAACTGCCAACTATTTCTAACTACAGACAAGCGTAGTGGTAATGTCCGTTGTTCTGCCTGCTCCAGCTACAGATCAACTTTGATTGTACAGCATCAACGCTACAAGTCAAGACCTCCTGATGATGAGTCTACACATGCCACTCACATCACTTATGG ATGCCAGCCAGTCCCAGTACTAGTCACCAGGCTAGGTGGTCTGGCAAAGGAGTACCGAAACCTTTCAAAGCAGAATGATCGTTTGAAAGAAAGGATTGCAGTGTACTGTGAATCAAATGGAATAGAAGTGGACGATGATATGCACAAAGATTTGAAG GAGATTGCATCTCAGAGCACAAGTTTTTTAGATGATTTGCCACCAGATTCATTCAAGAAGATATTTTGGAACCAACAAATTGAAGCTGCCTCAAAGAAGGATGCCTGCAGCATCCTTTGA